In the genome of Desulfovibrio sp. JC010, one region contains:
- a CDS encoding ABC transporter substrate-binding protein, translating into MRLIYTIITTIFFVLVNINVHAQSLDQTVFMTELLPPYNYIKDNALQGTHVDILLEALAAVNVHKTSSDIKIYPWARAYKKLISTPNTCTLSTIRSPKREKVFKWAGPIGAHTCSFIKKTKNYNVNTYAEIKRNIVGTIRDSVAEESATRHGYRVDQSSTLEQLVKKIERNRISVIFSNADAVFAMMSKLGINKDDYIVLRTLNVGEIYFACNIHTDDSVIKELQKGIDLIRAQGIIDKIINGKNK; encoded by the coding sequence ATGAGATTAATATATACTATTATCACTACAATTTTTTTTGTTTTAGTTAATATCAATGTTCACGCTCAGTCTCTTGATCAAACAGTTTTTATGACAGAATTGCTTCCCCCATATAACTACATAAAAGATAACGCATTACAGGGTACTCATGTCGATATACTTTTAGAAGCTCTTGCAGCGGTCAATGTTCACAAAACATCATCTGATATAAAAATATACCCGTGGGCTAGAGCATATAAAAAATTAATTTCGACACCCAATACATGTACCTTAAGCACAATACGAAGTCCTAAAAGGGAAAAAGTCTTTAAGTGGGCTGGCCCTATAGGTGCTCACACATGTTCATTTATTAAAAAAACTAAGAATTACAATGTTAATACATATGCCGAGATAAAAAGAAATATAGTAGGAACAATAAGGGACAGTGTTGCAGAAGAATCAGCAACTCGCCACGGATACAGGGTAGATCAATCATCAACATTAGAACAGTTGGTTAAAAAAATTGAGCGAAACAGAATCAGCGTGATTTTCAGTAATGCCGATGCAGTGTTTGCGATGATGTCAAAGTTGGGCATAAATAAAGATGACTACATTGTTCTTCGGACACTTAACGTTGGGGAAATATATTTTGCCTGCAATATTCACACTGACGACTCTGTTATAAAAGAACTCCAGAAGGGGATTGATTTAATTCGTGCGCAAGGGATCATTGATAAAATCATAAATGGTAAAAATAAGTAG
- a CDS encoding carboxymuconolactone decarboxylase family protein, producing MLIIDHLTRENATGLVKDFYSRIPETIEIPAPMLVMSGSEGLFEKLAGTMSYFGAHESFEPYIPAAIRYIIASLKGYQACIDFNEKLLMAMGVDTEELKTLATDPLKSNFAPNERALLDFAKLAVTRPEEIDAETLEAIKAEGWKESDLVDAVYHAASVGATEVLTKTFSI from the coding sequence ATGTTGATAATTGATCATCTCACCCGTGAAAATGCAACAGGTCTGGTTAAGGATTTTTATTCACGAATCCCAGAAACAATCGAAATCCCGGCCCCGATGCTTGTCATGTCTGGCAGCGAAGGACTTTTTGAGAAACTGGCAGGAACCATGAGTTACTTCGGCGCACACGAGAGCTTTGAACCTTATATTCCCGCTGCAATCCGCTACATAATAGCCAGCCTCAAAGGATATCAGGCTTGCATTGATTTCAATGAGAAACTGCTCATGGCTATGGGAGTGGATACTGAAGAGCTTAAAACACTTGCAACCGATCCCCTGAAAAGCAATTTTGCCCCCAATGAACGCGCATTGCTGGATTTTGCGAAGCTGGCAGTAACCAGACCGGAAGAAATTGACGCAGAAACACTGGAAGCTATTAAAGCTGAAGGCTGGAAAGAATCTGACCTTGTCGATGCTGTTTATCACGCTGCGTCTGTTGGTGCTACCGAAGTTCTGACAAAGACCTTTTCTATATAG
- a CDS encoding LysE family translocator, with product MTFETAIALIGFAFVTAISPGPGNFLLMASGANFGFVRTIPLLLGICLGFLIMVLCVGLGLNQILEQNPTIYDLLRIACGIYVLWLAFQIAKSRSLGTDENEKMDKPICMIQGALLQLLNPKAWAVALIVTATYTTPDNFLISLVMMIPLLAITILPSISAWALSGSALRKYLSKGKRIVVFNVSMALLLVASMAPMLINL from the coding sequence ATGACTTTCGAAACAGCAATTGCCCTCATCGGCTTTGCCTTTGTAACGGCAATTTCCCCCGGACCAGGCAATTTCCTGTTAATGGCTTCGGGTGCGAATTTCGGTTTTGTCCGAACTATCCCATTACTTCTGGGTATATGCTTAGGTTTTTTGATAATGGTGCTCTGCGTTGGCCTTGGCTTAAACCAAATTCTTGAGCAAAACCCTACTATCTACGACCTGCTGCGCATAGCATGCGGGATTTATGTGCTGTGGCTTGCTTTTCAAATCGCCAAAAGCAGATCTCTCGGCACGGACGAAAACGAAAAAATGGATAAGCCTATCTGCATGATTCAGGGTGCGCTTTTGCAACTGCTGAACCCTAAAGCATGGGCTGTTGCACTCATAGTGACCGCGACCTACACCACGCCAGATAATTTTTTAATCAGTCTGGTTATGATGATTCCACTTTTGGCAATCACTATTCTTCCTTCGATCAGTGCTTGGGCACTATCAGGTTCGGCACTACGTAAATATCTCTCAAAAGGTAAACGCATTGTTGTGTTCAACGTAAGCATGGCATTGTTGTTAGTCGCATCAATGGCACCGATGCTTATAAACTTATAA
- a CDS encoding DsrE family protein produces MKKMITIIALVAAVFLSGTLGSVNAHAAKADGKLMVVWSSGDKEVAQKIALPYPMVAKEHGMFADISVLVWGASTKLLSEDAELQGFVKKLQDMGIKILVCKWCSDGYGVSDKLAKMGLEVDYMAQPLTQALKDKGWSVVTF; encoded by the coding sequence ATGAAAAAAATGATAACCATAATTGCGCTCGTCGCTGCTGTTTTTCTGTCCGGCACTCTGGGCAGCGTTAATGCACATGCAGCCAAAGCCGACGGTAAACTGATGGTGGTATGGAGCTCCGGAGATAAAGAAGTTGCTCAAAAAATCGCTCTGCCCTACCCCATGGTAGCCAAGGAGCACGGGATGTTCGCGGACATCAGCGTTCTGGTGTGGGGAGCGTCAACAAAACTCCTCTCCGAAGATGCCGAGCTTCAAGGCTTTGTAAAAAAACTTCAGGACATGGGTATCAAAATTCTCGTCTGCAAGTGGTGCTCTGACGGATACGGCGTGTCCGACAAATTGGCAAAAATGGGACTGGAAGTGGACTACATGGCCCAGCCGCTTACTCAGGCTCTGAAAGATAAAGGATGGAGTGTGGTGACCTTCTAG
- a CDS encoding carboxymuconolactone decarboxylase family protein, whose product MLMIDHLTRENATGMVKDFYSRIPEAIEIPAPMLVMSASGGLFEKLAGTMGYFATHESFEPHLPAAIRYMVACHKNYPACIDFNGQLLRAMGVDADELANLATDPLKTDFAPKERALLAFAKTAAIAPEKINKDTIEALKAEGWKESDLVDAVYQAGAVSVTQAMTDTFSV is encoded by the coding sequence ATGCTAATGATCGATCATCTCACACGTGAAAATGCAACAGGTATGGTTAAAGATTTTTACTCCCGAATTCCCGAAGCAATTGAAATCCCGGCCCCAATGCTTGTCATGTCTGCCAGCGGAGGTCTTTTTGAAAAGCTGGCCGGTACCATGGGATACTTCGCCACTCATGAAAGCTTCGAACCTCATCTTCCGGCAGCTATTCGCTACATGGTTGCCTGCCATAAAAATTATCCGGCCTGTATTGACTTCAACGGCCAGTTGCTCCGGGCTATGGGAGTTGATGCTGATGAGCTTGCAAATCTCGCAACAGATCCTCTGAAAACTGATTTCGCTCCCAAAGAGCGGGCATTGCTGGCTTTTGCAAAGACAGCCGCAATTGCTCCTGAAAAAATCAACAAGGATACTATTGAAGCCCTCAAGGCTGAAGGCTGGAAAGAGTCTGACCTTGTTGATGCTGTTTATCAGGCTGGGGCCGTGAGTGTCACCCAAGCCATGACAGACACTTTCTCTGTTTAA